TTTATGACGCAGCAGCAAGCTTTCTTTCAACGGGTTGCGTCGCAAGTCGAGGTAACGGTATTTCATCCGCAGCTCTTCACCGCCATCGGTTTCGTTTTCGATGGTAAAAGGCGGTGTTTTTGACCGGTTGAGTACGGTGATTTCCGCAAGGTCAATTTCGATATCGCCGGTAGCCATTTTGGGGTTTTTCGACACCCGTTCAATCACTTTTCCCCGGGCCTGAATAACAAATTCGCGTCCCAGTTTCCGGGCATCAGCAATCAGTTCTGCCGGGCTGCGGCCCTCTTCCAGCAAGAGCTGGGTGATGCCGTAACGGTCACGCAGGTCAATCCAAATCAACCCGCCTTTATCGCGGATTCGCTGCACCCATCCGCTCAGGGTAACGGTTTTTCCCGTGTCATTTAATCGCAGTTCGCCGCAGGTATGTGTTCGAAGCATAAAAATCGGTGTTAGAAGGGAGAAAAAACAGCTGTTCTCCCCGGTTATTTTCCGGCGGCGAAATTACGAAAGTCTGATAAATAAGCAGCCTTACCGTTAAAATAGGAAAGGAATATTCAGGGTGGCTTTTCGTGCTGTCCGTTTTAGTCCCGGCAGCCCGGGCGGTGTTTCGCCACGGCGGCACACGAGCTTCCGTTGGTCGCTGTCTGCCGCGGGCTTGCCCGACTGTTGCGGTCAGGCGGGCTCCACATCCGCCCCGGCTGTCGGGCGCTGCCACTGCCATCACGGCCACAGAGAAAATCCCAAAAGACAAAAAATCAAATCACAAAAAAATCCCAAATTCCAAAAATCAACCGGTTTGTCCTGCTGAGCAACGCGAAGCATCTCGTTTAACTACCGTGATTATTTTGAGATCCTTCACTCCGCTGTGCTCTGTTCAGGAGGACAGTAAAAAACAGATAAAACGCGAAAATCGGCCAATCATCAATGACAAATAACTTTTTCCATTCATCACTCATCATTGACATCAAACATCCTCCATCCTCATATCCAGACATCCTCTGAGATCCTTCACTCCGCTATGCTCCGTTCAGGAGGACAGTAAAAAACATGTAAAACAGGAAAATCAATCGTTCATCATTTAGAATAACCAATGATTAATGACCTTTTTCCCGTTAAGGCAGACTAAAGATAAAACATCAAAAACCGTACATCCTTCCATCCCACATCTCACATCCCAATCCCAACATCTCACATCCTGACGTTCTCTATTTTATCTCGCTGCCGTTGCTCGTTTTTTCTTCAGGGCTGACGAATACGAGGCGACCGTCTTTGTCCTGCGCCATGAGGATCATGCCTTGCGAGACAATGCCGCGCAGCTTGCGGGGCGCAAGATTGACAAGGATGCTGACTTGTTTTCCTACGATTTCGTCGGGACTGAAATATTCGGCAATACCCGAAACAACAGTACGTTGGTCGATGCCGGTGTCGATTTTCAGTTTAAGCAGCTTTTTGGTTTTGGGTACCTTTTCGGCTTCGAGGATGGTGCCGGTGCGGATGTCCATTTTCATGAAGTCGTCGTAGGTGATTTCGTCTTTTTGCGGGGCGACGGGGGCCGCGGCGGCTTCGTTGGCCTTTTTGGTGTCGAGCAGTTTTTGTACCTGGGCTTCTACCTGGGCATCTTCGATTTTTTCGAACAAAAAGGCGGGTTTGCCGAGGGAGTGGCCGGCAGATAAAATGTCGGCATGGCCGGCATCTTTCCATTTCAGCGGTTCGATGTTGAGCATGCCGGTGAGCTTTTGGGCCGTAAACGGCAGGAAAGGCTCGGCTGTTACCGATAATGCCGCCACAATTTGCAATGAGATGTTCAGCACGGTTTCTACCCGTTGCGGGTCGGTTTTAAAGACTTTCCAGGGTTCGTTGTCGGTAAGGTATTTGTTACCGAGGCGGGCCAGGTTCATCATTTCGCCCAGGGCTTCGCGGAAACGATAACGTTCGATGCTTTCGGCAATTTTTTCGGGAAATGTCCGCAGACTGTCCAGGGTTTCTTTGTCGATCTCCTGCAACGTATGCCGTGGCGGAACCTGGCTGTTGAAATATTTTTTGGTGAGAACCAGAGTACGGTTAACAAAATTGCCGAAGATGGCCAGTAACTCGTTGTTGTTGCGGGCCTGAAAGTCGCGCCAGGTGAAGTCGTTGTCTTTGGTTTCGGGCGCATTGGCCGTCAGGACATAACGCAGCACATCCTGTTTGCCGGGGAACTCTTCGAGGTATTCGTGCAGCCAGACGGCCCAGTTGCGCGAGGTGGAAATTTTATCGTTTTCGAGATTCAGGAATTCGTTGGCCGGCACATTGTCAGGTAGGATGTAGCTGCCTTCGGCTTTGAGCATCACCGGAAAAATGATGCAGTGAAAGACGATGTTGTCTTTTCCAATAAAATGCACCAGTTTGGTATCGGTTGATTTCCAGTAGGGTTGCCAGTCTTTTCCGGTGCGCTGGCTCCATTCGCGTGAAGCCGAGATATAACCGATGGGGGCATCAAACCATACGTAAAGCACTTTTCCTTCGACCCCTTCCACGGGTACTTTTACGCCCCAGTCGAGGTCGCGGGTAACGGCACGCGGCTTGAGTCCCTGGTCAATCCACGATTTTACCTGGCCATATACGTTGGTTTTCCAGTCGTTTTTATGGCCTTCGAGTATCCATTCGCGCAGGAAATTTTCGTACTGGTCGAGCGGCAGGTACCAGTGTTTGGTTTCGCGCAGCACCGGCACATTGCCACTCAGTGCCGATTTAGGATTGATGAGTTCGAGCGGGCTGAGCGAAGTACCACAGTTTTCGCACTGGTCGCCATAAGCTTTTTCGTAACCGCAATGCGGGCAGGTGCCGGTGATGTACCGGTCGGCCAAAAAAGTATGGGCTTCCTCGTCATAATACTGCTCGCTGGTACGTTCGATAAATTTGCCTTCGTCGTACAACTTTTTGAAAAAAGCAGAAGCCGTTTCGTGATGCACGGGGGCAGATGTACGCGAATAGACATCGAACGAAATACCAAACTCTTCGAAAGATTTTTTGATGATGTTGTGATACCGGTCCACAATGTCCTGCGGCGAAACGCCTTCTTTTCGCGCTTTGATGGTGATGGGAACGCCGTGCTCGTCGGAACCGCCGATGAACAAAACATCTTCGCCTTTCGAACGCAGGTAGCGGGCGTAAATGTCGGCCGGTACGTAAACGCCGGCAAGGTGACCGATGTGGATAGGCCCGTTGGCATAAGGCAGGGCCGAAGTAATGGTATATCGTTGTGGTTTTTTTGTCATGGCCTGATTTTTCTAAAAATTTCGGCAAAGTTAATGAATCGTATAGTTGTGAAAGATAAACCATTTAAAAAATTTCGCTTTGGTGTTGACGTAAAGAAAATAATCTTCATTTTTGCACGTTTTATAAATGTAAAAAGTTAAATATTATGGAAAATCACGAAGAAAAACAGTGCTTATTTTGCAAAAGAAATGCAGATGAAGTTCCGTTGGTGCAATTGGAGTTTAAAGGGAAAAAGTACTGGATTTGCCCCCAGCATATTCCGGTTTTAATTCATGATCCTTCGCAACTGGAAGGGATGTTACCCGGGGCCGAGAATTTACAAGCGGGCTGATTTTTTTAGACGTTTGTTAGTCTTAACTAACTGAAATTGAATAAAAAAACTTGCAAAACAAAAAATATTTCTTATTTTTGAACTAAAATAAACAAAGCAATTATTCACCAAATCTTTTAACCATGAAAAAATTCAGTTTACTTCTTGTTGCTGTCCTCATCAGCGGAATGATGTACGGGCAGTTTCATATCGGTCCTCAAATTGGTTATACGGCATCCAAACTTTCTTACAATGGGTCCGATATCACCAATGATTTGAAAAGCAATATGCTTATCGGTGTATTTGCGCGCATCGGGAAGAAAATTTACCTGCAACCCGAAATTAACTACATGACCCAGGGAAGTGTGTTTAAATTTCCCTCATTAAGTAATACTTCTGTTGTGGAACAGGACGTTTCCTTGAAATCGATCCAGGTTCCTTTGAGCTTAGGATGGCGTTTTTTGAATCTTAAGATTGTGAAATTCAGAATTTTTGGTGGCGCCACGGCAAATTTTGTGGTGGATAAAACCATTGATACTAAAAACGGTGATCCGAAAGATTATCTTTTGCCGGATGATTTTGATGATATTCAATGGCAGTACCAGCTAGGGCTGGGTGTGGATATTGCCATGTTTGCCATTGATATTAAATATTACGGCGGAATTAATGATTTGTTTAACGGTACAGTTCAGTATGATAATGTTACGCATTCTGTCACCGGTGCCGCCAATGCGTTTGAAGTTACTGTAGGATGGAAAATATTCTAACGGTTTCTTGATTCCGTTAAAAAATGCCGGTACTTTTGTGCCGGCATTTTTAGTTGTTACATATGAGAAAACGTCATTTTCTTTTGGTTTTACAGGGAGTTCTCGTTTTGTTTTTCCTGGCTTCCTGTCATCGCCGGCAAGCGGAAGTGCCGGTTGTTCCCAAAGATAAACTTCCGGAGGTTCATGTTCAAATTCACCGGTATGGAAAGGCTTTGTTCAGCCTGCCGTTAAAAAATTTTCAGGCGGGATTGAAAAAAATCAAACCGGAATTTTTACCTTTTTTGAATGCCAACCTGGATGATACAGCCCATGTAAATCAATTGTACCGGTATGTTACCGATACACAAATTTTATACGTTTATCATCAGACAATGAAAAAATTCCCGGAGCTGGGAAAAGAAGAAAAAGCACTTTCACTGGCTTTTGCCCATTTAAAATATTATTTTCCGCATTATTCATTGCCTCAGGTTTACTCTTATGTTTCTGATTTGTACTATGAACAGCCGGTGATGAAACAAGGAAATACTGTGGTCATTGCGTTGGATGATTATCTTGGAAGCCGTTTTCCGCTTTACAGCGACTTGAATATTCCGTTATACCACCGGCGCTGTATGGTGAAACAGGAGATTGTTCCGGATGTTATGCGGACTATTTATCAAACTGATTTTTACAAAGATTATCGTCCCAAAACGTTACTTGACCATATGCTGGAAGAAGGAAAGAAACTTTATTTTTTGGATGCCATGCTGCCGCAGGTTCCGGATACATTAAAAATATGTTACACGGCAAAGCAACTGGCATGGATGGAGAAAAACCGGAAAGAAGTATGGGCTGTAATTGTTCGGAACCGGTTTTTGTTCTCAACAGATTATCTGCTCATTAAAAAGATGACCCAGCCGGGACCTTTCAGCGATGGTTTTTCTCATGATTCACCACCGGCTATGGCCGCCTGGTTCGGCTGGCAAATGGTACGCCGATACATGCAGGAACACCCGAAAACAACGTTGGAAGAGCTCTTCAAAAAGAAAGATGCCCAACAATTTCTGGATGATTCAGGTTATAAACCCTGATTTTTCAGCGACAGACTTTGGGCCAATACTCCGGCAATTTTATCTATCGGAATCCGTTCTTGTTTCATGCTGTCGCGTTCGCGCAAAGTAACGGTGTTGTCTTCCAGTGTTTGGTGGTCCACGGTAACACAATAAGGCGTTCCGATGGCATCGTGGCGGCGGTAGCGTTTACCGATCGTATCTTTTTCTTCGTAGAAGCACATGAAATCAAACTTCAGATTATCCATGATTTGCCGTGCTTTTTCCGGAAGACCGTCTTTTTTGGTCAGCGGGAATACCGCCACTTTATAAGGAGCCAAAAACGGCGGGAGTTTCATTACCACTCTTTCCGAACCATCTTCCAGTTTTTCTTCGGTATAAGCATGGCTTAACACGGCCAAAAACATCCGGTCAAGACCAATGGATGTTTCAATAACGTAAGGAACGTAGCTTTCGTTGATTTCTGAATCGAAATAGCGTAATTTCCTTCCGGAATATTTTTCGTGGGCGCTCAGGTCAAAATCGGTGCGCGAGTGAATGCCTTCCAGTTCTTTGAAACCCATAGGGAATTCAAACTCAATATCTGCAGCTGCATTGGCATAATGCGCCAGTTTATCATGGTCGTGAAAACGGAATTTTTCTGCCGGAATTCCAGTGGAAAGATGCCATTTCATGCGTTGTTCTTTCCAGAACTTATACCATTCCATTTCTGTTCCGGGACGAACAAAAAACTGCATCTCCATCTGCTCAAATTCACGCATGCGGAAAATGAACTGCCGGGCTACAATTTCATTACGAAAAGCTTTTCCGGTTTGGGCAATGCCGAACGGAATTTTCATCCGGGCTGTTTTCTGCACATTCAGATAATTCACAAAAATACCCTGGGCCGTTTCCGGACGCAGATAAACTTCAGAAGCTCCGTCGGCGGTAGAACCCATTTGTGTGGAAAACATCAGGTTAAACTGCCGGACTTCTGTCCAGTTTTTGGTACCGGAAATGGGATCTGCAATATCCAGATCGATAATCAGCTGCCGGATGGCTTCCATGTCCGAACGTTCCATTGCCGGATAAAGCCGGTTTTTGATCTCTTCAATCTTTTTTAAATGACCCAAAACACGGGGATTGGTTTCCACAAACTGTTTTTCGTCAAATTGTTCCCCGAAACGTTTCCGGGCTTTGGTGATTTCTTTCTGTATTTTGGCTTCAATTTTGGCAATATAATCTTCCACTAAAACATCGGCCCGGTAACGTTTTTTGGAATCTTTGTTGTCAATGAGCGGATCGCTGAAAGCATCCACATGTCCGGAAGCTTTCCATACAGTCGGGTGCATGAAGATGGCAGCATCCAGTCCGACGATATTTTCATGCATTTGCACCATGGCTTTCCACCAGTAATCGCGGATATTTTTTTTCAATTCCACGCCATTCGGACCATAATCATATACGGCACTTAATCCGTCATAAATTTCACTCGAAGGAAATACAAATCCATATTCTTTTGCGTGAGCAATAATTTTTTTTAATACGTCTTCTTGTTTTGCCATAAGTTATCTGCTGAAAATTTCCCTCTACGGGAAGATTAAAATTTAATTTGTAAAGAAATCGACAATATTACCAAAGGTGCTGGTACGGCGTTTGTAAAGTTCGCTGTATCCGCAATGGGTACAAGAGATTACCGTAAATTTTTTGTTTTGCACATCGAAGATTTTGGCCAAAGCCCCTCCTACTGTGCGAATTTCATCTACTTCATATTCCTTATTGCCGCACTTCGGGCAAATGTATTCTCTTTTTTCCATGTTGTTGTATTTAAGTGGCAAAATTAAAAATATTCGGACTTCTCAGGAGAATGCTTTTTTATTCTGTTAAAATCTGATTTTTCTTCTTTGTTTCAGAGGCTCTTTTACCTGTTTTGCCGGATAGGACAAGGGCAAAAGTATAATCTATTGGGGTTTTTCAACCAGGCGGATTTATTTTCAAGCAAAGCGGTGTTTCCGAGAAAAAAGGCGTGCGGATGTTTCGATAAATTTTTTTGAGAATCTTCTTTTCCGGTGTTTTTAAACATTGTTTAACATTTTATAAAACAGTCTTTTTATGGCACTTTGGCTTTTTTCTTTACTTTTGAGCCCTGAATATAACCGGCCTTTTGTATCAAATGTGCCGGAAAATAAGACAGGGAATAAAAAATATGAAAATCAAAGTAGTAAACCGGTCGAAACACGTATTGCCGCAGTATGAAACAGAAGCTTCGGCCGGGATGGATTTGCGGGCAAATCTGGAAGAGCCGGTACGAATGGCTCCGATGGAAAGGGTTTTGGTTCCGACCGGACTTTATATTGAATTGCCGGTGGGATATGAAGCTCAGGTGCGGCCCCGTAGCGGACTGGCTTTGAAAAAAGGAATTACGGTATTGAATAGCCCCGGAACCATTGATGCCGATTACCGGGGAGAAGTCCGGGTGATTCTCATTAATCTTTCTTCAGAGGATTTTGTTATTCAGGACGGAGACCGCATAGCCCAAATGGTGATTTCTTCACATGTACAGGCCCAGTGGGAACCGGTTGAAGTTCTTTCGGAAACCGACCGCGGGGCTGGTGGTTTTGGCCATACCGGTGTGAATCATAAAGAAAAACAATCATGAATACCAAAATAAAAACTTTTATTCTGTTGCTGTTTTTTATGGGGACGGTTCCCCTTTTTGCACAAAAAAAACATCATAAACACAAAAAGAAAAAACATCAAACCGAATTAACCGCACAAGACCGGTATAAAGAAGCGGATCTGTTTGCCAAAGCGGTGATGTACAAACAAACCGGAAGGATTCATCAGGCTGATAGTCTTTTGTCTTT
The sequence above is drawn from the Candidatus Sulfidibacterium hydrothermale genome and encodes:
- the metG gene encoding methionine--tRNA ligase, with translation MTKKPQRYTITSALPYANGPIHIGHLAGVYVPADIYARYLRSKGEDVLFIGGSDEHGVPITIKARKEGVSPQDIVDRYHNIIKKSFEEFGISFDVYSRTSAPVHHETASAFFKKLYDEGKFIERTSEQYYDEEAHTFLADRYITGTCPHCGYEKAYGDQCENCGTSLSPLELINPKSALSGNVPVLRETKHWYLPLDQYENFLREWILEGHKNDWKTNVYGQVKSWIDQGLKPRAVTRDLDWGVKVPVEGVEGKVLYVWFDAPIGYISASREWSQRTGKDWQPYWKSTDTKLVHFIGKDNIVFHCIIFPVMLKAEGSYILPDNVPANEFLNLENDKISTSRNWAVWLHEYLEEFPGKQDVLRYVLTANAPETKDNDFTWRDFQARNNNELLAIFGNFVNRTLVLTKKYFNSQVPPRHTLQEIDKETLDSLRTFPEKIAESIERYRFREALGEMMNLARLGNKYLTDNEPWKVFKTDPQRVETVLNISLQIVAALSVTAEPFLPFTAQKLTGMLNIEPLKWKDAGHADILSAGHSLGKPAFLFEKIEDAQVEAQVQKLLDTKKANEAAAAPVAPQKDEITYDDFMKMDIRTGTILEAEKVPKTKKLLKLKIDTGIDQRTVVSGIAEYFSPDEIVGKQVSILVNLAPRKLRGIVSQGMILMAQDKDGRLVFVSPEEKTSNGSEIK
- a CDS encoding zinc ribbon domain-containing protein — its product is MEKREYICPKCGNKEYEVDEIRTVGGALAKIFDVQNKKFTVISCTHCGYSELYKRRTSTFGNIVDFFTN
- a CDS encoding porin family protein encodes the protein MKKFSLLLVAVLISGMMYGQFHIGPQIGYTASKLSYNGSDITNDLKSNMLIGVFARIGKKIYLQPEINYMTQGSVFKFPSLSNTSVVEQDVSLKSIQVPLSLGWRFLNLKIVKFRIFGGATANFVVDKTIDTKNGDPKDYLLPDDFDDIQWQYQLGLGVDIAMFAIDIKYYGGINDLFNGTVQYDNVTHSVTGAANAFEVTVGWKIF
- the gldB gene encoding gliding motility lipoprotein GldB, with translation MRKRHFLLVLQGVLVLFFLASCHRRQAEVPVVPKDKLPEVHVQIHRYGKALFSLPLKNFQAGLKKIKPEFLPFLNANLDDTAHVNQLYRYVTDTQILYVYHQTMKKFPELGKEEKALSLAFAHLKYYFPHYSLPQVYSYVSDLYYEQPVMKQGNTVVIALDDYLGSRFPLYSDLNIPLYHRRCMVKQEIVPDVMRTIYQTDFYKDYRPKTLLDHMLEEGKKLYFLDAMLPQVPDTLKICYTAKQLAWMEKNRKEVWAVIVRNRFLFSTDYLLIKKMTQPGPFSDGFSHDSPPAMAAWFGWQMVRRYMQEHPKTTLEELFKKKDAQQFLDDSGYKP
- the dut gene encoding dUTP diphosphatase — protein: MKIKVVNRSKHVLPQYETEASAGMDLRANLEEPVRMAPMERVLVPTGLYIELPVGYEAQVRPRSGLALKKGITVLNSPGTIDADYRGEVRVILINLSSEDFVIQDGDRIAQMVISSHVQAQWEPVEVLSETDRGAGGFGHTGVNHKEKQS
- a CDS encoding glycine--tRNA ligase, with the protein product MAKQEDVLKKIIAHAKEYGFVFPSSEIYDGLSAVYDYGPNGVELKKNIRDYWWKAMVQMHENIVGLDAAIFMHPTVWKASGHVDAFSDPLIDNKDSKKRYRADVLVEDYIAKIEAKIQKEITKARKRFGEQFDEKQFVETNPRVLGHLKKIEEIKNRLYPAMERSDMEAIRQLIIDLDIADPISGTKNWTEVRQFNLMFSTQMGSTADGASEVYLRPETAQGIFVNYLNVQKTARMKIPFGIAQTGKAFRNEIVARQFIFRMREFEQMEMQFFVRPGTEMEWYKFWKEQRMKWHLSTGIPAEKFRFHDHDKLAHYANAAADIEFEFPMGFKELEGIHSRTDFDLSAHEKYSGRKLRYFDSEINESYVPYVIETSIGLDRMFLAVLSHAYTEEKLEDGSERVVMKLPPFLAPYKVAVFPLTKKDGLPEKARQIMDNLKFDFMCFYEEKDTIGKRYRRHDAIGTPYCVTVDHQTLEDNTVTLRERDSMKQERIPIDKIAGVLAQSLSLKNQGL